Proteins encoded by one window of Verrucomicrobiota bacterium:
- the pyrH gene encoding UMP kinase, whose protein sequence is MQTDTPAKRDLKYKRIILKVSGEVLKNPDSGDPIDPQILLRICKQLKEIWDMGIEIGVVVGGGNIFRGLQGEGKGVARTTGDYMGMLATVINSMALMDCLEKLGVVTRVLSAIRMDAVAEPYILRRATRHLERGRLVIFGAGTGNPYFSTDTTAALRANEVQAEIILKATKVDGIYDKDPMKYPDAIKYDELSYMECLAQRLRVMDSTAFSLCMDNKVPIMVIDLNDPSAIKKAVSGEKIGTLVH, encoded by the coding sequence ATGCAAACCGACACGCCCGCCAAACGCGATCTGAAATATAAACGCATCATTCTGAAGGTGAGTGGTGAGGTATTAAAAAATCCCGATTCGGGTGATCCTATCGATCCGCAAATCCTGCTACGGATCTGTAAACAGCTCAAAGAAATTTGGGATATGGGTATTGAAATCGGTGTCGTTGTCGGAGGCGGAAACATCTTCCGCGGGCTCCAGGGTGAAGGTAAAGGAGTCGCAAGAACCACAGGCGATTACATGGGAATGCTGGCCACGGTCATCAACTCAATGGCTTTGATGGATTGCCTTGAAAAACTCGGAGTGGTTACTCGCGTGCTGTCCGCCATCCGCATGGATGCTGTCGCAGAACCATACATCCTTCGTCGAGCCACGCGACACCTGGAACGAGGACGTTTGGTCATCTTTGGTGCTGGAACAGGAAATCCCTATTTTTCCACCGACACCACCGCCGCTTTAAGAGCCAATGAAGTTCAAGCCGAAATAATTTTAAAAGCGACCAAGGTGGATGGCATTTATGATAAAGATCCCATGAAGTACCCCGATGCCATCAAGTATGATGAGCTGAGTTACATGGAATGCCTGGCCCAACGGCTAAGGGTTATGGACTCGACCGCCTTTTCGCTTTGCATGGATAATAAAGTTCCGATCATGGTAATCGACTTGAATGATCCAAGTGCTATTAAAAAAGCTGTATCTGGTGAAAAAATCGGCACCTTGGTACACTAG
- the frr gene encoding ribosome recycling factor, which translates to MSKEIIDDMVKSMAKAVDHTIHDFSTLHTGKASPSMVENIMVEAYGSSMRLRDMAAITTPDSRTIQIQPWDRSVIQPIEKAIQVSNLGLNPATNGDIIRLPIPELSGDRRNELVKVAHRMAEDGRISVRHARKDALDLLKEAKKDGDISEDDFKLAEKEVQKHTDKHVSDIDNHMKGKEQELQQI; encoded by the coding sequence ATGAGCAAAGAAATAATAGATGACATGGTAAAAAGTATGGCCAAAGCGGTTGACCACACTATTCACGATTTCTCAACCCTACATACAGGAAAAGCATCTCCATCCATGGTGGAAAACATCATGGTGGAGGCCTATGGTAGCAGCATGCGCCTGCGGGACATGGCGGCGATTACCACACCCGATTCCAGGACGATTCAAATCCAACCTTGGGATCGATCCGTTATTCAGCCCATTGAAAAGGCTATTCAAGTTTCAAACCTTGGTCTGAATCCCGCTACCAATGGTGACATTATTCGCCTACCCATTCCGGAACTAAGCGGTGATCGCCGAAACGAGCTGGTCAAGGTGGCCCATCGCATGGCGGAAGATGGTAGAATCAGTGTGCGTCATGCACGTAAAGATGCGCTCGACCTCCTAAAAGAAGCCAAAAAAGACGGCGATATTTCGGAGGACGATTTTAAACTGGCTGAAAAGGAAGTTCAAAAACACACCGACAAACACGTCTCTGACATCGACAATCACATGAAGGGCAAAGAACAGGAGCTTCAACAGATCTAA
- the proB gene encoding glutamate 5-kinase, translating to MLKHFSNARRIVVKVGTNLLTSGNGEMDELRVRSFCHQVAELRKQKVQVILVSSGAVGLGMGKLGMKKRPKAIEKLQACAAVGQSILTQTWQKHFDPFGIVVAQILLTRDDVRGRKRHLAIMRTMETLLGEGVVPIINENDSVSAEELEIKFGDNDILSALVASITKSEVLAILTTVPGLLDLDNDERLISIVETITPEIEGLAKGTSSETSVGGMTSKIEAAKVATHSGCGVFLGAGRSENILVDLLNGKAEGTFFLPSDVPLESKKRWLAYFAKTNGRILVDDGAARALQKHGGSLLAKGIKICDSEFLADTLIEIADESGKVFARGITRFSSDEINVIRGKSSEEIAEAFPDKKKLDVIHRDDLVLL from the coding sequence ATGCTTAAACATTTCTCCAACGCACGACGGATCGTCGTTAAAGTGGGAACCAATCTCCTGACATCAGGAAACGGGGAGATGGACGAGCTGCGTGTACGATCCTTTTGTCATCAAGTTGCCGAGCTGCGCAAACAAAAGGTTCAGGTTATTCTCGTAAGCTCCGGAGCGGTTGGATTGGGCATGGGAAAATTGGGCATGAAAAAACGGCCCAAAGCGATTGAGAAACTCCAGGCCTGTGCCGCGGTAGGGCAAAGTATTCTTACTCAGACATGGCAAAAACACTTCGATCCTTTTGGAATTGTCGTCGCCCAAATCCTGCTAACGCGGGATGATGTGCGGGGCCGCAAACGCCACCTGGCGATTATGCGAACAATGGAGACGCTTTTGGGCGAAGGAGTCGTCCCCATAATCAATGAAAACGATTCAGTCAGTGCTGAGGAGCTGGAAATAAAGTTTGGCGATAACGACATTCTTTCAGCCCTGGTCGCAAGTATTACGAAATCCGAAGTGCTCGCGATCCTCACTACCGTCCCGGGACTACTCGATCTGGACAATGATGAACGATTGATATCGATCGTGGAGACCATTACTCCAGAAATCGAAGGGCTCGCAAAAGGAACTTCCAGTGAAACGTCTGTTGGCGGAATGACCTCGAAGATCGAAGCAGCCAAAGTGGCGACTCACTCGGGATGTGGCGTCTTTTTGGGAGCAGGCCGATCTGAAAATATTCTTGTCGATCTTTTAAATGGGAAAGCCGAAGGCACTTTCTTTTTACCTTCGGACGTTCCTCTTGAAAGCAAGAAGCGCTGGTTGGCCTACTTTGCAAAAACGAATGGAAGAATCCTCGTAGACGATGGAGCAGCCAGAGCACTCCAAAAACACGGCGGTAGCCTTCTGGCAAAAGGAATTAAAATCTGTGATTCCGAGTTCTTGGCGGATACTCTGATTGAAATCGCAGATGAATCAGGCAAAGTTTTTGCCCGTGGAATCACCCGATTTTCCAGCGACGAAATAAATGTCATCAGAGGCAAGTCATCCGAAGAAATCGCCGAGGCTTTCCCGGACAAAAAAAAGCTCGATGTTATTCACAGAGACGACCTGGTCTTACTCTGA
- a CDS encoding ATP-dependent helicase, whose amino-acid sequence MDSDSWSSSPQQMGYPPIDFRAELNDEQYAAVTAPDGPALVLAGAGSGKTRTLTYRVAYLLEKGVHPGNILLLTFTNKAAREMLARVEDLTGVPRRAFWGGTFHSIGQRILRMHGEPIGINSNYTILDQSDAESLMTSVIRGVDASFLKDKNNPKAKVISNAISLSRNTCQSLEDSVLQFTPYFEEYIPDFEKFHAAYQSKKKQQQVADYDDLLVYWLEILRTQEQIAHYYQNRFQYILVDEYQDTNKIQAQIIDLIGSRNQIMAVGDDAQSIYSWRGANYENILHFPDTHDETTLYRIETNYRSTPEILSFANDIINQFDTGHGFYKELKPVKDPNIMPMMIQTMDGREEASIVIRRIQALLEEGRSLSEITVLYRAHYQAVDLQMELTRQHLPFQITSGVQFFEQAHIKDLVSQIKFAYNPSDSMAFHRFVGLLPKVGEKTAEKIYATAYMEAQTTGEHIADMLLNKAVVAKVPKGARDLWESLAATVQAISKSAATDKPADVVSLAVDGWYSDYIKTLYPNYLQRMDDLQSLIGFAQRFNDLQELLSQLILMNSDTSQKSIDPDADQLRLTTVHQAKGLEFPIVFILGCSDGLFPIKRAIDRGDLDEERRLFYVAATRAMDELYMTSPRMTQFGGNTNFMNPSRFIQRVNPDLYEVVRLKRYSSW is encoded by the coding sequence ATGGATTCTGATAGCTGGTCTTCCTCACCACAACAAATGGGGTATCCTCCGATTGATTTTCGTGCCGAATTAAACGACGAGCAATACGCCGCGGTGACAGCACCGGATGGTCCCGCCCTTGTGCTGGCTGGAGCAGGTTCCGGGAAAACCCGCACGCTAACCTACCGTGTGGCATACTTGCTCGAAAAGGGAGTGCATCCGGGCAATATTCTGCTGCTCACGTTTACTAACAAGGCCGCACGTGAAATGCTTGCGCGCGTAGAAGACCTTACCGGTGTTCCCCGGCGGGCATTTTGGGGAGGGACGTTTCATTCGATCGGCCAGCGTATACTGCGTATGCATGGGGAGCCTATAGGGATAAATTCCAATTACACGATTCTTGATCAGTCAGATGCCGAGTCGTTGATGACTTCCGTAATCCGCGGAGTCGATGCATCCTTTCTAAAGGACAAGAACAACCCGAAAGCAAAGGTCATTTCTAATGCCATCAGCTTGTCGCGCAATACCTGTCAATCGCTTGAAGACTCGGTGTTACAATTCACGCCCTATTTCGAGGAGTACATTCCTGACTTTGAGAAATTCCATGCAGCTTATCAGTCCAAGAAGAAACAACAGCAGGTCGCCGATTACGATGACCTCCTCGTTTATTGGTTGGAAATCCTGAGAACCCAGGAGCAAATCGCCCACTACTACCAAAATCGATTTCAATATATTCTCGTCGATGAGTATCAGGATACCAATAAGATCCAGGCTCAGATCATCGATCTCATAGGTAGCCGCAACCAGATCATGGCGGTCGGGGACGATGCACAAAGCATCTATTCCTGGCGCGGTGCGAATTACGAAAACATTCTTCATTTTCCTGACACGCACGACGAAACGACCCTGTATCGCATCGAAACAAACTACCGAAGCACTCCGGAGATTCTCAGTTTCGCCAACGACATTATCAACCAGTTCGATACCGGTCACGGGTTCTACAAAGAATTAAAACCCGTAAAGGATCCAAACATCATGCCGATGATGATTCAAACGATGGATGGGCGAGAAGAGGCATCGATAGTAATTCGACGTATTCAGGCACTCCTGGAAGAAGGGCGATCATTGAGTGAGATTACCGTACTTTACCGTGCCCATTATCAGGCGGTGGATCTACAAATGGAACTCACCCGCCAACACCTTCCCTTTCAAATCACCAGTGGTGTTCAATTCTTTGAACAAGCCCACATCAAGGATTTGGTTTCCCAAATAAAGTTTGCCTACAATCCCAGCGATTCGATGGCCTTTCACCGCTTCGTTGGTCTGCTCCCCAAAGTAGGAGAAAAAACCGCTGAGAAGATTTATGCGACTGCCTACATGGAAGCTCAAACAACAGGCGAGCACATCGCGGACATGCTGCTTAACAAAGCCGTCGTTGCAAAAGTCCCCAAAGGTGCCCGCGACCTTTGGGAATCCCTGGCAGCCACCGTCCAGGCGATTTCAAAGTCGGCGGCTACGGACAAACCAGCAGATGTGGTATCCCTCGCAGTGGACGGTTGGTATTCGGATTACATTAAAACCCTCTACCCCAATTACCTTCAGCGAATGGATGATCTCCAAAGCTTGATCGGGTTCGCGCAACGATTTAACGACCTGCAGGAGCTTCTCTCGCAGTTGATTCTTATGAATTCGGACACGTCGCAAAAATCCATCGATCCCGATGCTGATCAATTACGTCTGACCACGGTTCACCAGGCCAAAGGCTTGGAATTTCCTATCGTATTTATTCTAGGCTGCTCGGACGGACTCTTCCCCATAAAGCGGGCCATCGACCGTGGGGACCTGGACGAAGAAAGACGGCTCTTCTACGTCGCTGCAACCCGGGCTATGGACGAGCTCTACATGACTTCGCCCCGCATGACGCAGTTTGGCGGCAACACCAATTTCATGAATCCGAGTCGTTTCATTCAACGTGTGAATCCGGATCTCTACGAAGTCGTTCGACTCAAGAGGTATAGCTCGTGGTAG
- a CDS encoding DNA glycosylase: protein MTNNWSDWQHYKDWHPDLDSFKETLDGGQAFCWEATDDRTYEGVVSHLPYRVRWENPNKIFWATHPHLFDEADALFGKYIGTDSTYQRYYDTLPWRSDPHLEKCMACFPALRILNQPSDETLLGFLCSATKQIVQIKEMLSLIRKRFGSEISGKQKSLPTWDQLCNIEETALRECKFGFRAKNIKKTADILHEDPKLLKNLESKDYETAKTTLCALPGVGEKIADCTLLFGYQKLEAFPVDTWILKAMQHRYQLNDWNAKQVSHFGRTHFGAYAGLAQQFIFSWERKAGRK, encoded by the coding sequence ATGACTAACAACTGGTCGGATTGGCAGCATTACAAAGACTGGCATCCCGACCTGGATTCTTTCAAAGAAACTTTGGATGGTGGGCAGGCTTTTTGTTGGGAAGCGACCGATGACCGAACCTACGAAGGTGTGGTTTCGCATCTCCCCTATCGCGTCCGCTGGGAAAACCCCAACAAAATCTTCTGGGCGACACATCCCCATCTCTTTGACGAGGCCGACGCTCTATTCGGCAAATACATAGGAACAGACAGCACGTATCAGCGATACTACGACACCTTGCCCTGGCGCAGCGATCCGCATCTTGAGAAGTGCATGGCATGCTTTCCTGCATTGCGGATATTAAACCAGCCAAGCGATGAAACGCTACTGGGTTTTCTCTGCAGCGCCACCAAACAGATTGTTCAGATCAAGGAAATGCTTAGCCTCATCCGTAAACGTTTTGGATCGGAGATTTCCGGGAAGCAAAAATCATTACCCACCTGGGATCAGCTGTGCAACATTGAGGAAACAGCACTCCGGGAATGTAAATTTGGCTTTCGCGCCAAGAACATTAAAAAGACCGCAGACATCTTACACGAAGATCCAAAGCTCCTAAAAAACCTGGAGTCTAAAGACTACGAAACCGCCAAGACAACACTCTGCGCTTTGCCGGGAGTAGGTGAAAAAATAGCCGATTGCACCTTGCTTTTTGGTTACCAAAAACTCGAAGCATTTCCAGTCGACACCTGGATTTTAAAGGCCATGCAGCACCGGTATCAACTCAACGATTGGAACGCAAAACAGGTATCGCACTTCGGGAGAACACACTTCGGCGCTTACGCCGGACTCGCCCAACAATTCATCTTTAGCTGGGAGAGAAAAGCGGGCAGAAAATAG
- a CDS encoding DUF1272 domain-containing protein, with protein sequence MLELRPNCECCDRDLPPDSLEAMICTFECTFCQTCVESVLNHKCPNCGGNFSKRPIRPEKHLIKNPASKIRVLKKLRCT encoded by the coding sequence ATGCTAGAATTACGACCAAACTGTGAATGTTGCGATAGGGACCTGCCACCAGATTCTCTGGAAGCTATGATTTGCACTTTCGAATGCACTTTTTGCCAGACATGTGTAGAGTCCGTATTGAATCACAAATGCCCAAATTGCGGAGGTAACTTTTCTAAGCGCCCGATCAGACCTGAAAAGCACCTGATCAAAAACCCCGCATCGAAGATCAGGGTTTTAAAGAAATTAAGATGTACTTAA
- a CDS encoding ATP-binding protein, whose amino-acid sequence MIKRALEAKLVEALSESPAVALLGSRQVGKTTLALGLSKKSFNKDIVYLDLELDSDLAKFSDAEAYLGRLENKLVIIDEAQRAPELFRLLRGLIDVRKRKGEKAAQFLLLGSASRDLLQQTSESLAGRIRFLELSPFTVEEVKDSTFDLERLWLRGGYPDSFLANSEDASWDWRINFISTYLERDIPLMGPKVPAARMKRFWTMLAHVHGQQLNLSNLGKSLETSHTTIRNYLDLLTDFYMIRQIPPWAGNTKKRLVKAPKVYIRDSGLLHTLLNTPDLESLLGHPILGASWEGFVVENILSRLSSKWCYSYYRTSAQAELDLVLEGPLNQRVAIDIKRSVAPKITKGYHFACEDLKATQKVVIYAGTETFPISGGIEAMGIKTFLNSLDH is encoded by the coding sequence ATGATCAAAAGGGCGCTCGAAGCAAAATTGGTTGAGGCATTATCAGAATCTCCGGCTGTCGCGCTACTGGGATCAAGGCAGGTTGGTAAAACTACCCTGGCTCTGGGTCTTTCGAAAAAGTCCTTTAATAAAGACATCGTTTATCTGGATCTGGAACTCGATTCCGATTTGGCAAAATTCAGTGATGCGGAAGCTTACCTGGGACGTTTGGAAAACAAATTGGTGATTATCGATGAAGCCCAGCGGGCACCAGAGCTCTTTCGCCTGTTGCGCGGTCTCATTGATGTCCGAAAACGAAAAGGTGAGAAGGCAGCCCAATTTCTTTTGTTAGGATCCGCTTCCCGGGATTTGCTCCAGCAGACATCAGAATCGCTAGCCGGGCGAATACGGTTTTTGGAACTCAGCCCTTTTACGGTCGAGGAAGTGAAGGATTCAACCTTCGACCTGGAAAGGCTCTGGTTGCGCGGAGGTTACCCGGATAGTTTCTTGGCTAATAGCGAGGACGCGAGTTGGGATTGGCGTATCAATTTTATAAGCACTTATCTCGAGCGAGATATTCCGCTCATGGGACCTAAGGTGCCTGCGGCTCGGATGAAACGATTCTGGACTATGCTGGCTCATGTGCACGGGCAGCAATTGAATTTGTCGAATCTTGGGAAAAGCCTTGAGACTAGCCATACGACTATCAGGAACTATCTCGACTTGTTGACGGACTTTTACATGATCCGTCAGATTCCGCCTTGGGCAGGCAACACGAAAAAGCGATTGGTCAAAGCCCCCAAGGTATATATTCGAGATAGTGGCTTGCTGCACACACTTTTGAATACGCCTGATTTGGAATCGTTGCTGGGGCATCCCATCCTTGGAGCCAGTTGGGAAGGCTTTGTGGTCGAAAACATTCTATCGAGACTTTCGTCGAAGTGGTGCTATAGCTATTACAGAACCTCCGCCCAGGCAGAATTGGATCTGGTGCTTGAAGGCCCCCTCAATCAGAGAGTCGCGATTGATATCAAGCGATCGGTCGCGCCCAAAATCACCAAAGGGTATCATTTTGCCTGCGAAGATCTGAAGGCTACGCAAAAGGTTGTGATCTACGCGGGAACCGAAACGTTTCCAATAAGTGGCGGGATAGAAGCTATGGGTATCAAGACTTTCTTAAATAGCTTAGATCATTAA
- a CDS encoding glutaminyl-peptide cyclotransferase: MIQESKSVLRSSIAYVRSANGNSCWIGLLITLAFGLSLSGCAKHSDSGEASIPPSLPETVSYYTYEVINAWPHDPEAFTQGLLFHQGSLLESTGLNGKSSLREVDWQTGRVKKQVSVPDRYFAEGLTVIDGKAYQLTWRNQKGFIYDADTFQVLGEFSYQGEGWGLTTDGNVLILSDGTNQIRFLDPTTFSVVRTIKVQHDGKAVDNLNELEFIHGEIFANIWQTNRIVRIDPSTGSVRGVIDLRGLLAVWHRRPNTDVLNGIAYDRKSDRLFVTGKNWPKLFEVRLKRIP, translated from the coding sequence ATGATTCAGGAATCCAAATCGGTTTTACGTTCATCAATAGCCTACGTGAGAAGTGCAAATGGAAATTCGTGCTGGATCGGACTGCTCATAACGCTTGCGTTTGGGCTTTCGTTGTCTGGATGCGCGAAGCACAGCGATAGCGGGGAAGCGAGTATTCCACCATCGCTCCCGGAAACAGTATCTTACTACACCTATGAAGTGATTAACGCTTGGCCACACGATCCCGAGGCTTTCACCCAGGGACTTTTATTTCACCAGGGCAGCTTGCTCGAGAGCACAGGGCTGAATGGCAAGTCGAGTCTGCGCGAGGTCGATTGGCAAACCGGCCGGGTTAAAAAGCAGGTTTCGGTGCCCGACCGGTATTTCGCCGAGGGTCTCACAGTGATCGACGGGAAGGCCTACCAGCTTACGTGGCGGAATCAAAAGGGATTCATTTATGATGCCGATACCTTTCAAGTGTTGGGCGAGTTTTCCTACCAAGGCGAAGGGTGGGGCCTGACCACCGACGGGAACGTTCTTATTCTCAGCGATGGCACGAATCAGATCCGGTTTCTCGATCCGACGACCTTCTCTGTTGTACGCACCATCAAGGTGCAGCATGATGGAAAGGCCGTCGATAACCTGAATGAGTTGGAGTTTATCCACGGCGAAATATTCGCGAATATTTGGCAGACCAACCGCATTGTGAGGATCGACCCTTCGACTGGCAGTGTTCGCGGCGTGATCGACCTGAGGGGTCTACTCGCGGTATGGCACCGACGACCAAATACTGATGTGCTTAATGGCATCGCCTACGATAGGAAGAGCGATCGGTTGTTCGTAACCGGAAAAAATTGGCCGAAACTTTTCGAAGTTCGACTGAAGCGTATACCTTGA
- a CDS encoding phosphatidylserine decarboxylase, whose translation MKEGITQIRYYNRLSGKIEDEKIYGEAALRWAYFNPVGKIITHFIVKNPLVSRLYGWLMDRPGSQKKIQPFLEQYKVDTGEFLEPADSFPHFNAFFYRKLKPESRPIDNHEVSVSFPADGRHLAVENIQTADTFYAKGQVFFIELLMVGTPYGHSFEGGSLLISRLCPVDYHRFHAPFSGEVMKPIMVGESLYSVSPLALSQKLDYLINNRRWIIPFKLESGKLAALVVIGATFVGSAEFTYNPGFVKKGQELGFFRFGGSCVVTAFPHGSVIIDPGLLEHSRQGMESYDKMGRPFGILC comes from the coding sequence ATGAAGGAGGGCATCACCCAAATCCGGTATTATAACCGACTATCTGGTAAGATCGAAGATGAGAAGATCTACGGTGAAGCTGCGCTTCGTTGGGCCTATTTTAATCCTGTTGGAAAGATTATTACTCACTTCATCGTTAAGAATCCCCTGGTCTCCCGTTTGTATGGTTGGCTGATGGATCGTCCGGGGAGCCAAAAGAAAATTCAGCCGTTTCTCGAACAGTATAAAGTGGATACCGGCGAGTTTCTTGAGCCGGCGGATTCCTTCCCTCATTTCAACGCTTTCTTTTATCGTAAATTAAAGCCGGAAAGTCGACCGATTGATAACCATGAAGTGAGTGTCTCGTTTCCTGCGGACGGCCGCCACCTGGCGGTGGAGAATATTCAGACCGCTGATACATTCTACGCAAAAGGGCAGGTATTTTTCATCGAGCTGCTAATGGTTGGCACACCCTACGGCCATTCCTTTGAAGGCGGCAGTCTTTTGATTTCGCGATTATGCCCGGTCGACTACCATCGTTTCCATGCACCCTTTTCCGGCGAGGTTATGAAACCTATTATGGTTGGCGAATCCTTGTATTCAGTTAGTCCCCTGGCTCTTTCTCAGAAATTGGATTACCTGATAAACAACCGTCGTTGGATTATTCCTTTCAAATTGGAATCTGGAAAACTCGCCGCGCTTGTTGTTATTGGAGCGACCTTCGTTGGTAGTGCCGAATTCACCTACAATCCCGGATTCGTTAAAAAAGGCCAGGAGCTCGGTTTCTTCAGATTCGGTGGCTCCTGCGTCGTAACCGCTTTCCCACATGGATCAGTTATCATAGACCCCGGCTTGTTGGAGCACTCACGGCAAGGGATGGAATCCTACGATAAAATGGGACGACCGTTTGGGATCCTTTGCTAG
- the glmM gene encoding phosphoglucosamine mutase, translating into MNRKYFGTDGVRGEYGASLLTDAFAYRLGKAVGRWILNTVDSPTIVIGRDTRESGPALRDALAAGFLDAGNCRIVDLGVIPTPAVAVYVRNVQASLGVVITASHNPAKDNGIKFFNSAGLKLSDDVELEIEAHIDTIKEPDTITPPFIEEAVDSSAGYLDLLQPVLPPASLSGLKIVVDTANGAAHKTTPALLLHLGAEVIVLANEPDGMNINQGVGSQYPEHLSRQVLEHHANLGIAHDGDADRILACDENGKVLDGDTLLCILALHELKKGRLNNNTLVATRQSNLGLGRALKQVGGHLVKTDIGDRYVLEEMLKSGYNLGGENSGHIIFSDINPAGDGLLSALKLFSVMVEEKKPISELRSCLELFPQKTGAILVNEKPDLEDIPEIQDTLASLKSEMGDSGRVLLRYSGTEPKIRLLIEGESAAQVNHWYQVLETQIRQSLT; encoded by the coding sequence ATGAATCGAAAGTACTTTGGTACGGACGGAGTAAGGGGCGAGTACGGTGCCTCTCTGCTTACAGACGCTTTTGCTTATCGGCTCGGCAAGGCAGTGGGTCGTTGGATACTGAATACGGTTGATAGCCCAACTATTGTCATCGGCCGAGACACCCGCGAATCGGGTCCTGCCCTGCGCGATGCACTCGCAGCCGGTTTTCTGGATGCTGGTAACTGTCGGATTGTAGACCTCGGTGTTATACCAACTCCGGCAGTGGCCGTTTATGTGCGAAATGTTCAAGCTAGTCTCGGAGTAGTCATTACCGCCTCCCACAATCCGGCTAAAGATAACGGGATTAAGTTTTTCAATTCGGCGGGATTAAAATTATCTGACGACGTTGAGTTGGAAATTGAAGCCCACATCGATACTATTAAAGAACCGGATACGATCACACCTCCTTTCATCGAAGAAGCAGTCGATAGTTCCGCCGGCTACCTGGATCTTCTTCAACCCGTCTTGCCACCTGCTTCGCTAAGCGGCCTCAAGATCGTCGTGGATACTGCCAACGGTGCAGCGCATAAAACGACACCAGCATTGCTGCTACATTTGGGGGCTGAGGTCATTGTCCTGGCAAATGAACCGGACGGAATGAATATCAACCAGGGAGTAGGTAGTCAGTATCCGGAGCATTTATCCCGACAGGTCCTGGAGCACCATGCGAATCTGGGCATTGCTCATGATGGGGATGCAGATCGTATTTTGGCCTGCGATGAAAATGGGAAAGTCCTGGATGGCGATACCCTCCTTTGTATCCTCGCTCTCCACGAATTGAAAAAAGGGCGACTCAATAACAATACCCTGGTCGCAACCCGGCAAAGTAACCTGGGCCTGGGTCGTGCTTTGAAGCAAGTAGGTGGACACCTGGTGAAGACTGATATTGGTGATAGGTACGTGTTGGAAGAGATGCTCAAATCAGGTTACAATCTTGGTGGTGAGAACTCAGGACACATTATTTTCTCTGATATTAATCCGGCTGGAGACGGGTTGCTTTCTGCACTTAAATTATTCTCCGTCATGGTTGAAGAAAAAAAGCCAATTTCTGAATTGCGATCATGCCTGGAATTATTCCCTCAAAAAACTGGGGCAATTTTGGTGAACGAAAAACCAGACTTGGAGGATATTCCTGAGATTCAAGATACACTCGCATCTCTTAAAAGTGAGATGGGGGACTCCGGAAGAGTCTTATTGCGTTATTCAGGGACAGAACCCAAAATTCGACTCTTGATTGAGGGTGAAAGTGCTGCCCAAGTGAATCATTGGTACCAGGTGCTTGAAACTCAAATACGGCAAAGCCTGACATAA